The following coding sequences are from one Halobacteria archaeon AArc-dxtr1 window:
- a CDS encoding Lrp/AsnC family transcriptional regulator, translating to MTYENLDAKLVNALLGDGRASLRSLAEDLDVSVTTISNHLSDLEEEGVIEGYTPRVDYDAVGYDVTAVIQLQVEGDALPDITDTLSEHRQMTSVYEVTGDYDVIAIGKFKDTDGMNDQIKALLTDPDIKASNTSVVLNAVSENEQFELDVDEDS from the coding sequence ATGACGTACGAAAATCTCGATGCAAAATTGGTAAATGCACTGCTAGGCGATGGCCGAGCGAGTCTGCGAAGTCTCGCAGAGGATCTCGACGTCTCGGTGACGACGATCTCGAACCACCTCTCGGACTTAGAGGAGGAAGGAGTCATCGAAGGCTACACGCCTCGAGTGGACTACGACGCGGTCGGCTACGACGTGACCGCCGTGATCCAGCTCCAGGTCGAAGGTGACGCACTCCCGGACATCACCGACACCCTCAGCGAACACCGACAGATGACCAGCGTCTACGAAGTCACGGGTGACTACGACGTCATCGCCATCGGCAAGTTCAAAGACACCGATGGGATGAACGACCAGATCAAGGCGCTGCTGACCGACCCGGACATCAAGGCCTCGAACACGAGCGTCGTGCTCAACGCAGTCTCGGAGAACGAACAGTTCGAGCTCGACGTCGACGAAGACAGCTAA
- the thsB gene encoding thermosome subunit beta has translation MSQRMQQGQPMIVMSEDSQRVKDQDAQDYNISAARAVAEAVRSTLGPKGMDKMLVDSTGSVTITNDGVTILKEMDIDNPTAEMIIEVAETQEDEAGDGTTTAVAVTGELLKNAEDLLEQDIHPTAIIKGFHLAAEQARAEIDDIATEIDTSDEDLLRKVAETSMTGKGAEVNKEHLSQLIVDAVSGVTVEADDGENVVDLEYLNIETQSGRGVGESDLLEGGIVDKDPVHDNMPNSAEDADVLLLNDPIEVEETDVDTEVSVTDPDQLQKFLDREEKQLREKVDHIVDTGADVVLCQKGIDDLAQHYLAKEGILAVRRVKKSDLEFLKEVLGGAIVSDLESASADDLGHGDLTRDDEDELFYVEGEDAHGVTLLLRGSTDHVVDELERGINDALDVVATTVSDGRVLAGGGAIEVELASRLRDYADSVSGREQLAVEAFADSLELVPRVLAENAGLDSIDTLVDLRAAHEDDEIRAGLNVFSGDVEDTFEAGVVEPAHAKEQAVTSAAEAANLVLKIDDIISAGDLSTDKGDDQEGAPGGGMGGMGGGMGGMM, from the coding sequence ATGAGTCAGCGAATGCAGCAGGGTCAGCCGATGATCGTTATGAGCGAGGACTCCCAGCGCGTCAAGGATCAGGACGCGCAGGACTACAACATCAGCGCTGCCCGCGCAGTCGCCGAGGCAGTTCGCTCGACGCTCGGACCGAAGGGAATGGATAAGATGCTCGTCGACTCGACGGGCTCGGTCACGATCACCAACGACGGCGTGACCATTCTGAAGGAGATGGACATCGACAACCCGACGGCCGAGATGATCATCGAGGTCGCCGAAACCCAGGAGGACGAAGCCGGCGACGGCACTACGACGGCCGTCGCGGTCACGGGCGAACTCCTCAAGAACGCCGAGGATCTCTTAGAGCAGGACATCCACCCGACGGCGATCATCAAGGGCTTCCACCTTGCCGCCGAGCAGGCCCGCGCGGAGATCGACGACATCGCGACGGAGATCGACACCTCCGACGAGGACCTGCTTCGCAAGGTTGCCGAGACGTCGATGACCGGCAAGGGCGCCGAGGTCAACAAAGAGCACCTCTCCCAGCTTATCGTCGACGCCGTCTCCGGCGTCACCGTCGAGGCCGACGACGGCGAGAACGTCGTCGACCTCGAGTACCTCAACATCGAGACCCAGTCGGGCCGCGGCGTCGGCGAGTCCGACCTCCTCGAAGGCGGCATCGTCGACAAGGACCCGGTCCACGACAACATGCCCAACAGCGCCGAGGACGCCGACGTCCTCCTGCTCAACGACCCGATCGAGGTCGAGGAAACCGACGTCGACACCGAGGTATCCGTCACGGATCCCGACCAGCTCCAGAAGTTCTTAGACCGTGAGGAAAAGCAGCTGCGCGAGAAGGTCGACCACATCGTCGACACCGGCGCCGACGTCGTTCTCTGCCAGAAGGGCATCGACGACCTCGCCCAGCACTACCTCGCCAAGGAGGGTATCCTGGCGGTTCGCCGCGTCAAGAAGTCCGACCTCGAGTTCTTAAAAGAAGTCCTCGGCGGCGCCATCGTCTCCGATCTCGAGAGCGCGAGCGCGGACGACCTCGGACACGGCGACCTCACCCGTGACGACGAGGACGAACTGTTCTACGTCGAGGGCGAGGACGCCCACGGCGTCACCCTCCTGCTTCGCGGTTCGACCGACCACGTCGTCGACGAACTCGAGCGTGGCATCAACGACGCACTCGACGTCGTCGCGACGACCGTTTCCGACGGGCGCGTGCTCGCTGGCGGCGGCGCAATCGAGGTCGAACTCGCCTCGCGCCTGCGTGACTACGCCGACTCCGTCTCCGGACGCGAGCAGCTGGCCGTCGAGGCCTTCGCCGACTCGCTCGAGCTCGTCCCGCGCGTGCTCGCCGAGAACGCCGGCCTCGACAGCATCGACACGCTCGTCGACCTCCGCGCAGCCCACGAGGACGACGAGATCCGCGCCGGTCTGAACGTCTTCTCGGGCGACGTCGAGGACACCTTCGAGGCCGGCGTCGTCGAACCGGCCCACGCCAAAGAGCAGGCCGTGACCTCCGCCGCGGAGGCCGCGAACCTCGTGCTCAAGATCGACGACATCATCTCCGCCGGCGACCTCTCGACCGACAAGGGCGACGACCAGGAAGGCGCCCCCGGCGGCGGCATGGGCGGCATGGGCGGCGGCATGGGCGGCATGATGTAA
- a CDS encoding FUSC family protein, whose amino-acid sequence MRETADRNREGTGGPDWGQFTLVVLSVLILALAAVAAPTLGGIGPGSSGVSPGDGADGEEPGDGHPDAGNESEHGDPGDQSRDDVPSDGAPADGGPDDGDVDSGDPNGGDQANGDVDGGDEQLGDGDDHDGDPADGVENGGDDHDVGDGDGGAGDEDGDGDGSDGDEDGIGDGTGEDGSDGDEDGIGDGQNGDGDGSDPGDGEDGDSDDSDTGDGDGGDGNDGEDEESGDGQGSDDGDSDGGDGGDGDEGDGVDGGDDDESEVGDGGENGDGDGDDSDGGDDENGEENGDDADSGPEYDVAFDDPPSPGTEVTATVTEDDEPLEGASVAFDGEPIGTTDSDGTVTGTVPYTTELEVTIDPSAATETAVASGGTDGEQLDAKSQLVADPGTASENETRTTVELNPETAVEIDEPILPEMDTTVSATVDGNPIPNGTVLVDGDEIAVTNDEGTASFTVPESEGNVTVAVERGEIRVERDVEVRMLDVEVETILPLPGRTVDVAVTDGVDPVENATVLVDGEPVETTENGTATVGLPVADGATISAALAGAEAETTLDGLYRNAALVLGGAAVLVAVTGWVLVRRVGLSRAGLWSAPGAVLARLRALLSALGRRAVDGIVRLAALLDRLGDRLAERARWVALAIRRAGRWLAALPWRLRETGLAGLAALDPRRLVRAVVAAIRSLLRSVRFRGKRGVGSKSGSAGTAGEDTAGAVTQTLRELWIEFVRVVRPPGVRTKTPGEIGRYAVENGVPERAVETVVETFRDAEYGNVAPSSDRLDRVAVAVRSISADAESGTAETDAANGSGTDGREEP is encoded by the coding sequence ATGCGAGAGACAGCAGACCGAAACCGCGAGGGGACGGGTGGGCCGGACTGGGGACAGTTCACACTGGTTGTGCTGTCGGTTCTCATTCTTGCGTTAGCAGCGGTTGCGGCACCGACGCTGGGGGGTATTGGCCCGGGGAGCAGCGGGGTTAGCCCTGGTGATGGCGCCGATGGTGAGGAACCCGGAGACGGGCATCCAGACGCAGGTAACGAGTCGGAGCACGGCGATCCGGGCGACCAGAGTAGAGACGATGTCCCATCAGATGGCGCTCCCGCCGATGGCGGACCAGACGACGGAGATGTCGATAGCGGAGATCCGAACGGCGGAGATCAGGCTAACGGAGACGTAGACGGCGGTGACGAGCAGCTAGGTGACGGTGATGATCACGACGGCGACCCAGCTGATGGTGTCGAGAACGGTGGAGACGACCACGACGTCGGAGATGGAGACGGTGGCGCTGGAGACGAGGATGGGGACGGGGATGGCAGTGATGGCGACGAGGACGGGATCGGAGATGGCACCGGTGAGGATGGCAGTGACGGGGACGAGGATGGGATCGGAGACGGTCAGAATGGCGACGGCGACGGCAGTGATCCGGGCGACGGTGAGGATGGTGACTCCGATGACAGCGACACGGGAGACGGTGATGGTGGCGACGGTAATGATGGTGAGGACGAAGAAAGCGGTGACGGTCAAGGCAGCGATGACGGAGACAGCGATGGTGGGGATGGCGGTGACGGTGATGAGGGAGATGGTGTGGACGGTGGTGACGACGATGAGAGTGAGGTCGGCGATGGTGGAGAGAATGGAGATGGCGACGGAGATGACAGCGATGGTGGAGACGACGAAAACGGCGAGGAGAACGGAGACGATGCAGACAGCGGTCCCGAGTACGACGTCGCGTTCGACGACCCGCCGAGCCCAGGCACGGAGGTCACGGCGACGGTTACCGAAGACGACGAGCCACTCGAGGGAGCATCGGTCGCGTTCGACGGCGAGCCGATCGGAACGACCGATTCCGATGGAACGGTCACCGGAACGGTTCCGTACACGACGGAACTTGAGGTAACGATCGATCCGAGCGCGGCGACTGAGACGGCAGTGGCCAGTGGCGGGACCGACGGTGAGCAACTCGACGCGAAGTCACAGCTCGTTGCTGATCCGGGAACCGCCTCCGAAAACGAGACGCGAACGACCGTCGAGTTGAATCCCGAGACGGCCGTCGAAATCGACGAACCGATCCTTCCCGAGATGGATACCACGGTTTCGGCGACAGTCGACGGGAATCCGATCCCAAACGGAACGGTGCTGGTCGACGGAGACGAGATCGCCGTCACTAACGACGAGGGCACCGCATCGTTCACCGTCCCCGAGAGCGAGGGGAACGTGACCGTTGCGGTCGAACGCGGCGAGATTCGCGTCGAGCGGGACGTCGAAGTTCGGATGCTCGACGTCGAGGTCGAAACGATCCTACCGCTTCCCGGCCGAACGGTCGACGTCGCCGTTACGGACGGCGTCGACCCGGTCGAGAACGCGACGGTACTCGTCGACGGAGAGCCCGTCGAGACGACAGAAAACGGGACGGCGACCGTCGGGTTGCCGGTCGCCGACGGGGCGACGATCAGCGCGGCGTTAGCCGGGGCCGAGGCGGAGACGACCCTCGACGGCCTGTATCGGAACGCTGCACTCGTGCTCGGCGGGGCGGCCGTCCTCGTGGCGGTGACGGGTTGGGTGCTCGTCCGGCGCGTCGGGCTCTCGAGAGCGGGGCTATGGTCGGCTCCGGGCGCAGTCCTCGCGCGGCTGCGTGCACTCCTCTCGGCGCTCGGGCGGCGAGCAGTCGACGGCATCGTCCGGCTCGCAGCGCTGCTCGATCGCCTGGGCGATCGACTGGCCGAGCGGGCCCGTTGGGTCGCGCTCGCGATCCGGCGGGCCGGGCGATGGCTCGCCGCGCTGCCGTGGCGGCTCCGGGAGACCGGGCTCGCCGGTCTGGCAGCGCTCGACCCCCGACGGCTGGTCCGGGCGGTCGTCGCGGCGATCCGGTCGCTGCTCCGGTCCGTCCGCTTCCGAGGAAAGCGGGGTGTCGGATCGAAATCGGGAAGCGCGGGTACGGCCGGCGAGGACACAGCGGGGGCGGTCACCCAGACGCTCCGGGAGCTGTGGATCGAGTTCGTCAGAGTCGTCCGCCCACCGGGGGTGCGAACGAAGACGCCGGGCGAGATCGGCCGGTACGCAGTCGAGAACGGAGTTCCCGAGCGAGCGGTCGAAACCGTCGTGGAGACGTTTCGCGACGCCGAGTACGGGAACGTGGCCCCCTCATCCGATCGGCTCGATCGGGTGGCGGTCGCGGTCCGGTCGATCAGTGCCGATGCCGAGTCCGGGACGGCAGAAACTGACGCAGCGAACGGCTCCGGTACCGACGGGAGGGAGGAGCCGTGA